The following nucleotide sequence is from Juglans microcarpa x Juglans regia isolate MS1-56 chromosome 6D, Jm3101_v1.0, whole genome shotgun sequence.
aaaattacaaacCTCAAACAGCCATCCCTTTGCCTCATcaccttttattattttattttttttccccggCCGATATATTAAAGTGTTTGTGGGCTGTTACATGACAGCagatagaaaatgaaagaagagaCTCGATCCCAAGTGGCCTCCTCTTGTTAAATCTCCCCACTCAATGGATCTGATTTAGTAAAAGTAGCAAAAATATCTTGACAAGCATAAAAGCTATACAGCAATGATCGATGATGCATGCCACTGTGCTTggatttgtttgtgttttgtttaatcTTCCCCACCTCTCTTTGATCGATCTCAGCAATTTTCACGAACTCATGTTGATTTCTCAAGTTATATATCTGTGATGATATTGAACCGTGAATGAGATCAAAGAACATgatcatcaaataaattatCGCTAAATTTCTTGTTGCAGAAACAGCAGAGAACATATTTATTGTAAAAGGATCGAACATGGTACTgaatgtaagatttttttttatttttttattttgttggttgaaTGGCTTTAATTATACTGGATGAATGCAGAGAGTAGCCTAGATTAGAGTGTGAATGGTCTGAATTATTGGCTCATGAGTAGGCACGCACTTTATTTGAGTCACGACAAATGTAATTAAGTGGTGCATTGGGTACATGAAAATTATCAGCCATGCAATTTGGGTTTTTGGAAATATTATCCAACCAACTTTTtctttacattatatatatttatatatatatatatatatatatatgatatattaggtATAGTCATAGACTATATAAGCgtcacatatttattttaaaatagagcCATAAGCTCTATCGAAAAAATGTACcgattgcatttttttttacttaatggttaaaaaaaaatatttaatgagtttgtatttttaaaagagtttaaaaattgtttagaaaaaatttcACACTATCGATAGCTTTTCCCGATACTCACTCTATGTGGATGTAGCAGTGCcctatatatatgaaaaattattttcattaactACTATTTACCaccctacaccacacactttATTAAAAACACTCTCACACCCTATAAAAACACTCTcacactctttaaaaaaattttaagtgtGAGGTATGAAagtgaataataactgatatataacatttttctatatataatctagATATAGTAATGAGTTGTATAAGCGTCATATATGcgcttcttctttttcttcttctttttttaatgttaaaaaaaaaattgggatctACCGGCCAATCCTTTATTCATGGGGCTGAACGGTGTTGATTCCAACGAGGCCAATTGGTCCGACTAAAGTTGTttcctttcttatttttcaaaactttttggtTTATAATAATCAATACATCgagttgagagaaaaaaatggggTTAAGAGATTCAAAGAAAGCCAtctaaattgaaaataatatcgGCGTGAATGACCATCTGAAAAGGACTTGAGGGGAAACGCAAGAAAATCAAGTATCCACAGGTCCAAatctaattgaattattcttcaaaagaaaacgaaaaaaataacttaaagaTGCAAATTAAATTGGTAATTATTCAACCATGCATggtgattttatattttcccTCCCTCCTGTGTCGAAGTTAGTGGTCCTCGACCGACACAAGAGTGGCTAGCTAGGAGCCAACATTCTTCAAGATAGTCAAACCAAGCATTATTAATGACACAAGCCATCACTTTGTCGTCTTTGAAACATAGAGGCCCACATAAAAGAGTTTGGAGTCAAAAGGAAATGTGCTTACTGTAATGAAATGGGCGATGAGGGTGTATGCGATTTAACTCAAGCATGAACTCTCTCACCTCAGCCTCAAAGTCAAGCATATCATGTAATTTTTCTTCCTCCCTGATGAGACTAGtgttgatcatcatcatcatcatcatcatcatccaaacTCCACCCAAAAACTTGTTGGGGAAATTTCAGTCAGTACAAATTTAGAGAGTTTTGCTGCCTATGAATTAATGCGTAAAAACATCACTTACTGTAAGACCCATTACTTTTTAATGCTAGATGGTGAAGATTCCGTATCAGTAATGTGTTTGGTGTATCAATaaacaattttgtaaataaaaaaatttcttagaaAATTTGGGTCCTCTAAAATGCACAGTAAAGTGCACCCTTCAGGACAGGTCCTGTATTACTTGTTTGTTAAAGGCACTCCAAAAAGGATTGCAAATTAAAAAGAGATCAGTCGTTTGGGCAATGGAAAACAGGAAAGTCCATTCAAAGATTGACCCAAGTAAACAGCAGTCCACATATGCTTTGGATTCTACAACAATCAGCCGAAAGGTAAAACACCTCCTGGTTGGTCCGTGCAGACCGGGGCGacttgtcaatatatatatccCAAAGTCAAAAACGTTCATGAGAGTTTTCATATTCACTGCAGTATCACGATTCAATGTTATAATATTCTCAAATTCCAAGCAAAAGTACCCGTACATTACATAAATACAAAAGGAATGAAAGGAAAAGACAATGAAGTTAATGTATAACTATTGAGCTAAGCACCTCAAACTTCATGGAAGACGGAGAAGCTTGTTCACAGCTGTGTCTAAAGCATCTACGTTTATCCTCACGATTTTTCTTCACAGGCGTTAAGGTTTCAAAAAGAATACAAAGTTGAATAACAATAATAGTAACAAGAAGATAAATTAAGGAATTATATAGCAGGGCAAAATCTCTTAAATGTGGTTAATTCTAAACATGGTGTCTGACAGAAAGGGCTGCTGTGCTGTTTACATAAACCACCATTTGATTACCTCCCCTCTACAAGAAAAAGGCAGGGTGAGTTGTTGGGTCCTTCAATGAGCAAGTTCAAGGTGTAGCGTGGGATCCTAATCTATGCAACATGTATACACAGCAACGAAACAAATGTAAAGGATACAGCTGTGTAGCTAGACTGTCGATGCCCTTCATCTCCTCATTTAATCTGTAAGCATATCCAAATCAATTTAGAATTCCCATGTTTAGCATGCAAAAGCAAAAACACTGATCTAAAAATTTTGTTCCTCTTACAAGTTGGTACTGGGGATACGCTGAAGGTCGCTGAGCTTAACAATATTAACAAGTTCtctttaaaatgaatttttgtatATAACAGTAATTGGGAATAATAAGTAGGAAAAAACAGTTGTTTCATTATCTTTTCCAAAATAAAGCTGCAATTATGAAGTAATACGTGTAATTTAGTTCCACTGCTCCTATCAGGAACTTTCCCAGGTCATTGCAACATTGACTAAGACACGATTTATCACAAGACAGATAATTGAAAGAATAACCTAAGAGAGCCTCACATCAACTTCAAGAATGGGCATAAACACTAAAAGATATATTTCCTTCATAAGCATGAGCCTTTCAAAATGGCTATATTTAAGCTGTGATATCTTTTAAATCAAGAGATGGAGAAGGTCAAATACCTGAGACATGAATTAATGTACCAATTACCCTTTGTTGCAGCATCAAGAACTGCATGGTAAAAGGATAGAAGGAAGGATGCAGCATATATCAGAAAGACCGTGAAACAGCCAAACACTTGGTGATTTGATATTTCAGTACGCCATCTCAGGCAATCTACAAAGATTCTAAAGACTATTGTGTCTCATATAAAGAACGTACAAGAAAATTTAAAGTCAACTCAAGAGTCTCGTGTAAGTGCAAccatagatattaaaaaatcctTCCTGACCTACTAGGTGCCATGACATTTTAGTTGATGGTCAGAGTTGATAGAAAAGATAGTTGGTCAAGGGCTTTATGCATGACCATACATGTGGTGCTAGTCACATCTAATATTTGCAGCAATTTGTGGATCATCCACCCAGAAATGGTATGGGAAGTAAAAAGAGAAAAGTCTCATTGATAGCCATCTGCTGGAAGGAGTGGGCCTTTTgactcttttcacatttttttgaCTTGAATATTTGATTACAGTATTACACAACAGATCAAACGGTTGGACAAATTAGTCATCAGAAAGGCAATCATGATTTAGCTTTATATGCATTCAATTAACTTTTACCAGATTCTTGAAGACGGCCTGCAGCATCACTGAAGCAATGCACGTGATCAACAGAGCCACTAGTAACCTACAACGTTCACATTGTTCCATCAGATAAAGTGATCATAGAATAAGGGCCATTTTGGTATATGCAACATATGAACTAAGAAAGATTGAAAATCGACTATGTTCCATTGGGTTGCTGAGAAACTTTAAATTAAAGAGTATATAAGGCACCCGCACTAATGAATTTTATCATAATTTCTTGGACACCAGAAAACAGGGGCTTTTATTCAGCTGAGGCTAATATATCTATAAGGCTCGTCATGGGCATCGGatgggaataaaaaaaaaatcaaaatcaaattaacagAACTCGATCCCACACagctaaaattctcatataatcattttgaaacaaaGGCAAAATGAAAACccaatcaatatttcttttcctCGATTTTCTCCGAAACCAGATAGAATCGTAATTAATAAAAGGAACTTCTCCAATTATTTAGAAAGCAAGACGGCTTCATGAATTTTCcacattttctcagcaaccaaacagaaatTAAAGGCAAAAAAAATTCAGAGTAAAAGTTTTAACCTCAGAGAGAGCTAAACGAAGAGAAGCGAAGAGGGAAGTGAAGCTCTCGGCCATGGCCACAGAGTCTCTCTCGACGACCTCGAGGGCTCTGAAGATCTCAGTCTGGTTGAGGGCAGGTACTGGTTCGGCGCGGTCATCCTCAGCAAGATCGGATGCGGTTTGAGGAGATGTGGATGATTGATCGATAGGTGGTTCTGAGATTAGGGTTTCTGAGTTGGCCGAATAACCGTCTGTCTGAGCTTGTCGTCCTTCAGGGCGGTCCTCCATTTCCCGCGGTTTTGATCGGGTGCTTCGCTCCCTACGTTTACTATTCGCTGCAACTGGTTCAAGAACGAAGGCCCTTTCTCATTTTGTTATTGGGCTTGTAAAAGTAATCGGCCCGTTCTTTTTAGGCCTAATCATATTAGAAGAGTAAATCATATTTTAGCcgggaaaaatgaaaatttaaagacTCGTTaggatattaaaaatattttaaaatttttatatcataataaaatggtttgatttaaaatgttttattatattttaaaaattttgaataaaaatattaaaaaattaatataattttttaaattattattattctttgcaatgattatataaaaattgaatatttgacattaaaaattattttttatttgagtgatgtttaagaaaaaaattgtaaaagaaaattcagaagttttgaaattttttttatcaaaatctcattatctaaacatgCCCTTCATCACAAACATTAGATGTTTTAAAATACAGAATAAGAAGATGGGCGGGACGGTACTCCAGTTATATTATTGGGCTGCTGAAGCAGCAATCCTAAGAGTACGTTAGAAGCAGTAAAACGCACGTCATGCCATGTCATGCTTTGCACATTTCCGCAATGCCTTGAGTGCTTTGACGGATATATGGTTTTTAACATTCTGATTTGTTGTAGACAACTACAATCAAACATATATCATGAGATATCTGGTATTTTTAGCAGCGGAATTAGTTTGATCACCATTTTATCACAGAACAATGCATGCAGGGAGCAGAGCGGAAAATTTAGGAATTCAATACAGGTAGAAAAATGTGCTGTGACATTGGCATTTTATGACTCAAGAATCTAGGCTATGCCTTGCTCTGGAACATAACTCAGTAAAAACTATCTGAGCATACTAATGTTCTCTttctaaaagagaaaaaactgaGCCTAAAACGGCAGTATATCATGATAAACGTTAGAATGATGACAACGCCACAAGGTAATTCCCACGTATCAGATGACCTTTCATCCGCCAATCTGGAAGGAGCATAAAACTCCAAGGCTCTATCCATCCCCGCACTACCTTGTGACTCGGTAAGCCTACAAAACCAGACGCCGCTTGATTTAATGCCTTGTTtactttcacaaaatttcttatctcatcttatgtaatcattataattttttcaaattctcacacaaaatataataaacaattcaacttttttaaattttaaaataaaaataatattaaaaatatatattctaacaatattttattcaactttcaacttttacctcaactcatctcatttacgaaaacaaacgaggcctaaagcTAACCAAGATTAAGCATATACTGGTTGTGTTCAAA
It contains:
- the LOC121235996 gene encoding uncharacterized protein LOC121235996, which gives rise to MEDRPEGRQAQTDGYSANSETLISEPPIDQSSTSPQTASDLAEDDRAEPVPALNQTEIFRALEVVERDSVAMAESFTSLFASLRLALSEVTSGSVDHVHCFSDAAGRLQESVLDAATKGNWYINSCLRLNEEMKGIDSLATQLKIVRINVDALDTAVNKLLRLP